The stretch of DNA CGTACGTCGAACAGTCGTCTCGAATCTCGCGAATCCTGTCGACGATGCCCTACTCGGGTAGCTTATGGCAACCATCCGCTCCCGGTTGTCTCTGTCCGGGATGATGAAGTGGTTCGATTCGGCGATGGTCTTGTATTCGATCGTAATCGTGCGAGTTATTTGGTTGCGTTCGGCGCTGCCTCAGTGTCGCTCAGTTCCCCGAACCCGAAGCGGAAGTACCCTCGATCGGCCGACCAAGTCAGAGACGTTTTAATTTATCGTGATTGGAAGCGTTTTCAGCTCGGAGAGCTGAACGACATTGTCGTTCGGCTCTGCTGACGCGTGCGACCTAGGGTTTTCCGAGCGAGCTTTCACCGACGTCTTTGCCGTTGGTGCTTGCCGGGGCGGAATTCGCCTCGACCGGGGCAACATCGACACTGACTTTTAGCGTGTTCGTTCCGCCACCAAGCACCACGCCACGCATTGGGCTGACGTCGCCATAGTCTCGACCGACACAAATGGGGATGTGATCCGTCGAAACCAAACAGGCATTCGTAGGATCGAGTCCCAACCAGCCGAGCTCCTCACCGGCGTAAATCTCTAACCAAGCATGCGACTCGTCCGCCCCGACCAAGCGTTCTTTCCCCGGCGGCGGCTCCGTTCTCAGGTAGCCACTGACATAACGGGCGGCCAATCCGATCGATCGTAGACAAGCGATTTCGACATGGGCGAAGTCCTGGCAAACGCCCGCACGCAACCCAAAAGCTTCTTCGGTCGTCGTGTCGACAGTCGTTGCCGTGGAATCATAGCGAAAGTCGTGGTTAATACGTCGAGTCAGATCGAGCGCCGCTTCGACAATTTTGCGTCCCGGTGCAAACGACTCGCCGGCATACGCGGCAAAGGAATCCGACGGCACGATCCTTGGCGATCGATATCGGTGCTCTTCGATGTGTGGATTCAGCCATCCAGTTTGCTCGCGAAGCGCCTGCTCCCAAGGTATCAGTGCTTCGGCGTCAGAGATCACCGGCTTTGTCACCGTAACACGGCTCTCCACCACTACCCGCAGCGCGGTATGAATCGACTCGATCGAAAACGTGGTGACGAGGTTTCCAAAGTAATCGGAGTGTTCGTCCCAGCTATTCGGATCGGGGTCGATCCGCACCAACGTATCATGACAAACGAGGTTCCCGCCATCGACCGGCTGCATCCGAATCTGGTTTTGACAAGCCGCAACGGGCTCGCTGTAGTGGTACTCGGTTTGGTGACTGATTCGATAGGAAATCTGACGTGGCGATTCGGCAGAGCGTGGCGTCGGCGCCGCCATTTGCCCGTTTGTTTGAATCGGTGCCGGAAATGCCTGAGCCTGAAACGGCTGAGCCGGATTCGGTTGCATCTGAATCGGCTGAGGCTGTGGCGAACGAAGTTGATTCGCGGAAGACTCTGTTGGATGAAAATGACCGTTGTTCATCGCTCCGTCCCCGTCAATTGCTGCGTTGATTCGGTATGGATCAGGTAACGCGCGTTGATCTGGTTGAACAACTCTGGCAGCTCTGCTGCGATCTCTTCGAGCAATCTCTGGAGGTTTTCCAGCCGACCGTCTTTGGCGAGTTCGGAGAGCTTAATCGGATCGGCGGTCGTGACCCGAAACTGTAGTCCCGACACGAGCCGAAGGATCGCATCCAATCCCGCCGGTCCTTCGACCGTCGGAAGCTTGTCCATCAACGAGGCGATTCGATCGAACTGAAACTGCAACGAACGAGGGTTGGTTTCGTCGGTGACCAATAAATCGATCACCGGTGCGAGCTGGACAAGGTTGATGTAGCGCGATCGGTAGGTCATCAAGCAATCAGAAACCTCTAGGGCGGCTTCACAAATTTGCTTGCCGTTCTCCGTCGGCGGACACAACATCGTCGTTACCAAATCACAGATACTTTCGGCGCGCTCGATCCGTCGCCCCAATTCAATAAACTGCCAGACATGCGTGCGTACGACGCTTTCGCTGGTCAGCCCTGCGAGGGCGAGCAAGTCGACGATCAATCGCCCCGAACGATCGAGGGCTTCGTTGATGGTCAACCCCTGTGCGGTGCCCGCGTCGGCGCTCGGTTTCGCCGGCGGGGTTGAGGACTTCGCGGCGGCGTTTACCACTTCAAGATTTGCGTCACGATCGCCCCTTCGTGACTCATCAAAATCGATCGTGTCATCGAAATCGATCGGCCGGTTCAGATCTCGCGCGGCGCGTTGGATGATCCGATACGCATCGATCGACAATCGGTCACGGACCGAAGCCGCGTTGTGCAAGATGGCGTCCATCGATCGACAAAGCGAACGCGACTGAACCCGGTCTAGCACCGCCGCCGGTAAAACTTGGTCGATCGCCGGAAGGTTGCTCGAAAACGGTTCGACGGCATAACTCGGTTCGATCTGCCCTGCCGAAGCGAGGGCGTAAATCAATCGTCGAACCTCAGGCAGTGTTTCCCAGTTATCTTCGCCGGAAACTCGATTGAGTGTCGTTCGCAATAATCGTGCGGCCGACTCGGCGCGTTCGGCATAGCGTCCGAGCCAAAACAGATGTTCCGCGACACGGCTAGGCAAATCCGCGCCGCCGCGACGAATGGTGATCGTTGACTTTGTGTCTTTTAAGAGCGTCTTGTGTTGGTCGACGGATTTATCACTGGTCACCCAGCAATCCAACGTCGTCCCGCCACTGGTCAACGAGCGAGCCAACTCCAGTTCGTCTTGCCCTGCCCTGGCAAGTCCCCCGGGGAGCACTTCGATTCCCTTGGGCGTATTCAACTGAAACGAACGCAACACGACCTTTTGTGATTCGATCGAATCTCCGGTCCACAACGGCGTGCGACTGAACCGCAATCGACGCTGCGCGATGTACCGTTCCGGATTTCGGTTCAGCTTCCCAAGGAACTCTTCTTTCGCCGCTCGATCAAGCTCGGACACGACGATCGGACGTTTCCCGGTAACGATGTAGGCTTCGCGAAACGCAAACTCTTCCAGGTTTTGTAGCACCGCCGCCAAGTCTTCGGCAGCGCCGCACCAGTACGTTTCCGCCGAAGCGAGGGACAACGGCTTCCCGAAAAAGAACTCGTTGGCCTTGCCCAGGTACGCCATCAACGCCGGGGTTTGGGCGAGCACACTGCCCACCGTGTTGACCACCGAAACCGTCCGTCGGCGAATACATCGTAGCAGTCCGGTAGCGCCTTCGATCGACGCGGGATCAAGTTCTAACGGATCGCAGCGACGATCGCTGATATGACGCCACAACACTTGGATCGGCTTTAATCCGCCAAGCGTTTTCATGTGTAGCTCGCCATCGCGGACCGCTAGATCACTTCCCTGAACAAGCAGCAAACCTAAATAGCGCGCCAGATAGGTATCTTCGAATTCTCGGTAGCTCCCACTCGGCGGAGTCAGCAGCGCAATCCTTGGATTGTCTTTTTTAGACGGAGCCAATTGGCGAAGATGGTCGTTGAGCGATTCGAAGAACGATGCCAACCGCTGCGTATTGGTACGGCGGATCAGAGTCGGCGTTACCCGGCTGGTCACGATCCGGTTTTCCAGTAAGTACCCAAGCCCGCTCGGCGCTCGCGTGCGGTCACCAATCACCTTCCATTGGCCATCGGCGTCACGTGCCAAGTCGGTCGCCGAAACGTGTAACTTCTGCACGTTCGGCGACAATTCATGATACGCGCGATCGTAGGTAGGATCTGACCACAGCAGTTCGCCGGGAATGATCCGCTCACGAATCAATCGTTGGGGACCGAGCAGATCCCCGAGTACCGCTTCGAGCAGCATGGTGCGTTCGGCCAAGCCTTCTCGAAGCCGCTGCCACTCGGCCTGCTGAAACAAAAACGGGATCACAGACAGACGCCATGGACGATTGGCATGTGGCTGTGCCGAGCCGGGTGCATGCTCGGCCGGCTGAAACGTCACCCCGTTGTCGTGGATGAACTGATCGACCGATTGCGAACGGAGCTTCAGGATCGACGGACCAAGTTGCTCTAGCTCCGATGAAATCAAGCTCCAATGAGGACGAACCGCACCGGCGACATCAACTCGTTCGTCGAAATCGTTGGTAAAGTTTGTCGAATGGTTCCACAGGGAACTCGATTGAAGCATGGTGTTCAATGAAGGCGGATCCCGGCTGACGTCGCAAACGCCTGAAAGAGCATCGTGTGGCAGTGGTGCGGCACCGCCGTTGTAATTTAGTCGATCGCGGCATCCTTCCCTGTCACCATTTTGCCTTCCGGATAAAGCAATCTCGAATCTTTATCGACGCTCAATCGACAAAACGCGTCGATGTCCGGCCAAATCCTTGACGAAACGGGTCTGACCGTACTCTTCGAACTGTTCGGCAATCTTAACGCAAGCGTCGGCAATCATCGGACTCAGTTCGATGATCAGCCGCCCGCCCGACTTCAGTCGGCCACGAGCCTGGTCGATCAACCGCTCGATCGTTTCGGTCCCTGCAGGCCCGGAAACCAACGCGGTCTTGGGTTCAAAGTCCCGAACCGTACGGTCCAACTCGGCAAATTCAGACTCACTGACATAAGGCGGATTGCTGAGAATCAGATCGAACTGCTGTGACGAATCGATGCTCTCAAGTAAGTCGCTCACGACAAAGTCGACCCGATCGGCAACTTCGTGTTGATCGGCATTCCAGCGAGCGATCTCCAGAGCGGGCTCGCTGATGTCAACGGCGGATAATTTGGCTGATGGACAATGTACGGCAAACGAAACTGCGATCGCCCCACTGCCGGTTCCAATGTCGGCGACCTGAAGCGGTGCGCCTCGATCGTCGCCGCTTGCCGCCTGTAGCGACTTGCCTTGCAGCAACTTCGCACAATCAAGTGCTTCGATCACCAAGTGCTCGGTTTCGGGTCGCGGGATCAGCGTGTGTTCGTTGACTCGAAATCGCAACGAATAAAATTCCTTGTACCCGACCAACAGGGCGACCGGGGTACCCTCACCACGTCGCCGGACGAGTTCACGGAACGCGGCGCGTTGCTCCGCATCGGGTTCCTGCTCGAACGCGGTATACAGCTCGATTCGGCTGCACTGCCGGGCGTGGGCGAGCAAGATTTCTGCATCCAGTCGCGGCGAATCGCTGCCGTGCTTGGAAAAGAAGTCCGTCGTCCACTGCAACAATCGCAGGACGGTCCACGTTTCGGCAGACGTTTGATTCTCAGACATTAATCGATCATGTCCCCACGCATTTGATCACGATCGTACTCGATCAAAGCCTCGGTCACCGGAGCGAGGTCGCCAGCGATGATCTGGTCGAGCTTGTAAATCGTGAGATTGATTCGGTGATCGGTCAGGCGATTTTGGGGAAAGTTGTAGGTACGGATTCGCTGGCTACGGTCTCCCGAACCGATCAAGCCCTTGCGCTGCTCGGCCTGCTTGCTCGCTTCTTCTTCGCGTTTCTTTTCGTAGATCCGCGCTTTCAAAACGCGCAGTGCCTTGGCCAAATTTTTGTGCTGGCTCTTTTCATCCTGGCACTGGACGACGATGCCGGTTTCATGGTGAGTCAATCGGATGGCCGATTCGGTTTTGTTGACGTGCTGCCCGCCCGGACCGCTGGCACCGAACTTGTCGACACGGTAATCGTCCGATTTCAGGTCAACCTCGACGTCTTCAGGCTCCGGCATGACGGCAACGGTTGCGGCGCTGGTGTGAACACGACCCTGGGTTTCCGTCTCGGGAACCCGCTGGACGCGATGACCGCCTGACTCGTAAGCCAAATCACGGAAAACGTTTTCGCCTTCCAAATTCAATGTGATTTCCTTGAACCCGCCCATGTCGGAAACGCTGCTCTCGAGCACTTCGACCTTCCAACCGCGAATTTCTGCATAGCGACGGTACATCTCGAATAAATCCCGCGCGAAAAGTGCGGCTTCTTCGCCGCCCGTCCCTGCGCGGACTTCCATGATGCAGCGGGTTCGGTGCGAATCTTCACCGCCGACGGTCATCGACAGCAGATCCTCCCAAAGCACTTCGCGTTGCTGCCGCAGTTGGGACATTTCCGCTTCCGCCATCTCACGCTCATCGACGTCTTCGGCGGCTTCGGCCATTTCCTTGCACTCGCCAATCTCGGTACTCATCCGCTTGAACTCGCGGTACTTTCCTGCGAGACGGGCCAGTCCGCCATGTTCGCGCGCGGTCGCGCTCATCCGCGCGCCATCACCGAGTACTTCGGGATCAGACATATCGCGTTCGAGTTGCTCGAAGCGTGCGAGTTTTTCTTCCAGCAGGTCGCGGATGCCGCTCATGGGTCTCGGAGATTAAAGAGAAAGAAAGGAGAAGACGCCCATCGATCGGGGGCTTGGCCGACCGGTGCATCGTGTTGAGACCTGCGTCATGAAAGCCTGAACGCGGATCGATCCGATGCTGACTGTAAACAAAAACCGCATGATCCTGTACCGGTGCAAGGGACCATGCGGTTACGTCTGCCTTGTCGTGAACTCCCGACCAAGGGGAATTCACGCGGCCAAAATGGCGTCGCTATTTCTTCTTCTTGCCTTTCTTCTGCAAACTTCCGTAGGAACCCGCAGCAAACTTCTTCTGGAACTTGTCAATTCGTCCCGCGGTGTCCACAAATTTCAGCTTACCGGTGTAAAACGGGTGGCAAGCGTTGCAAATATCGACCTTCATCTCGCTAGGACGAACCGAACGGGTTTCGAAGGAATTTCCGCAACCGCAGACGACGGTAGTTTTTTCGTACTTAGGGTGAATGCCTTCTTTCATGGCACTAATTCTCACATGTCATTCTATGGAGGGGGTGGCCTGGCGAATGTACAGGACCACGAAGCCCCAAAGGATAGGCAAACGACTACCGAATCGGCAAGTGCCATTCAGCTTTTTGACGCAAACATCGTTCCAGCCAGCGGTGTTCCCCGCAAGCACCGCTGCCTTCCGCCACCAGCGAGCATGCAGCAAGCTAAATAGCTGCGGTCCCGGCAAGCTTATCAGAACGGCCACTGAAGTGGGGGAAAGGCCTGTGCTCTCGCCCGGACCGGATTGATTCCCAAGACCAGCCGAACGACATTCGCCAAGGCTGAGCAGCAACAGGCAGAACTCGTGACCGCCGACTGAAGACTCGCTCCCGTATCCCAAATTGGATCAAAGCGTTCGCTTGATCGGAAGCGAATGAGTCACGGCATCGGACTTCAGGAACAAAATCGGGTGCACCGCGTACACGCTTGAGCAAAATCCCGTCCTGCCTGAGCAAAATCCTATACACCTGCGCGAAACCACTGCGTGGCTGGCGAAGAAGCCAACCGGATCGAAACTCAGCCGAGTTCACAACGGCCGAACGGCCTGTCAACCTCGCGAAGCAAGATTAACAGGCCGTCGCCCGACCAGTCTGCACTAGTAATCTTTTGATGTCGTCAAAACACGATCCAATTGATCCGTGATCGCGGGTCGAACTACTCCTTCGGCAACAAGACCTTGTTGATGACATGGATCACGCCGTTGGATGACTCAATGTCTGCCTTGGTGACTTTGGCGTTGTTGATCATGACCGCGTCGCCTTTGGTCGAGATACTGACCGTCGACCCCTGAGCGGTCTTCGCGTCCTCCAACTTCACCACTTGGCTGCTCATCACTTTGCCCGGGACGACGTGATACTTCAGGATGCTGACAAGCTTTTCCTTGTTCTCTGGCTTCAGCAATGTTTCGACGGTTCCATCGGGCAGTGCTTCGAAAGCCTTGTCGGTCGGCGCAAAGACAGTGAATGGACCTTCGCTCGACAACAGCTCGGCGAGCCCGCCTGCCTTGACCGCGGCAACCAAGGTATTGAACTTCTTCGCTTCGACAGCGTTCTCGACGATGGTCTTGTCTGCGGTTCCCGCAAAGGCTTGAACGGCCACGGTGCCAGCCAATACAAACGCCACTGCCATGCTCATGATCTTACGCATTCGTTCTCTCCACGTTTCGATTTGGAAGATGGTCTGCGAAAGTTTCGCAAGGCAACGTGCTTGCGATGGAGGGATGATGAAACCTTCGCGGCGACCCGATCTTCGCTTGGGGTGCGATCGAACTGTGCGACCACGGCAAGTGAAAAACGGTCGCCGAAAGAGATTTTTTTTGAACGCTTGACCGACAGATATAAAGACGATTCGTTCGCTCACTTCTTACTGACTTAGGCTTGGTAAAAAAGTTCTCCGGCGCGGTGTTAACGCAACGTTCTGCGAGCGGTTACACGAATTTGTTGCCACAACGCGTCGGACGTTCTCCGTGCAAATGACCAGGCATTGTTCTCCGCATCTGCTTCTTTTCCGAGCAGCCAACAAGCCGCAGTCGGCGCCCTGGCCATTGATCATGACGCCGTCAAACACGGTGAATTCACGTTTCCGCGAATACCAGTGTTAACGCGATGCGGTTTGGTTGCTCGCTCAGCTACCAAACTGGTTTCATATGAACTGCGATGACAACACCGCCCAGGGTCGCAGAGACGTCAAAAAATTGAACAACTTTTTCGAACCAGTAGCCGCGAAGATTCTGGTCAGAGAAAAAAGATTGACGACGCGTGAATCCGCTTAGAAAACGGGATACCGCGACACCAGAACGCACGTACTGACCGGCGAACGGCTTTCGCAATGTCACCCTGTCATGCGATGTTCATCACTATCTAAAAATCGGGCTTGACCAATTAGCCGATCGATGTGCGTGATGCCCCAACAACGTGCCGGGTTTGGTGGCGCAGGAATGGAAGGCAAGCCGGTGTAGAAGCGACTTCGCGGGGCGTCGAACCAACAAATCAAAGCTGCCCCGACTGACGCATTTCTTCGGCTACCGAATCGATGATGTCGTCAAGGTTTTTTGATGCAATGAAACCGATCGTTTCTTTGATTCGAGTCAGATCGGGCACACGGCGACGAATATCTTCGAACGATTCGTCATACGCATCGGCGTATGACTGATACTTGATGTCGACCTTTGGATTCACACGTTCGATCACACGCTTGGCCAAATCAAGAATGGAGATTGGCGAATCACTGCCGATGTTGTAAACCCGCCCGTGCGCACCGGATTTTTCGACCAAACTGACGACGGCATGGACGACGTCATCGACATGGGCAAAACACCGGATCTGTTTACCGTCGTCGTGAACGACCAACGATTCGCCTCGCAGGGCTGCGGCGACGAATCGTGGCAAGACCATACCGTAGGCACCAGTTTGACGAGGCCCGACGACATTGAAGAAGCGACCTACGACGACAGGTAGTTGGCGTTCCTTATGAAACGCGAGGGCTAAGAACTCGTCGATCGCCTTGCTGACCCCGTAACTCCAACGCGGCTTCGTTGTCGCACCAAACACCAAGTCGTCTTCTTCACACCACGTGTCCTTAGGATTCTTTCCATACACTTCGCTAGTGCTGGCGATAAAGCACGGGACAAGTTTTCCGCGTCGGGCGCGTTCGCCGAGACGGTCGAGAATCAATTGTGTCGGATAAACGTTGCGCTCGATCGTTTGGATGGGCTGCTTCGCGATCAATGCGACGCCAACCGCGGCGGCTAAGTGATAAACACAATCGGCACGCCCGACGACCTCCGCGACCAAACGGTCGTCCTCCACACCGCCATCGATAAACTCTAGCCGCGGGTGGCCGAGAATTGCTTCGAGATTGGCCCGATTGCCGGTCGAAAGGTCGTCAACGATCAGAACGTGGTCGCCGCGGTCAAGCAATTTCTGCGCAAGGTGCGACCCGATGAACCCGGCTCCACCGGTGATCAGCTGTGTTTTTCCCGTGGGAGCGATTTCGTTCACTTCTTCAGATGCCGTTCAAGAGTTCGGACAGTGGGCAGTTCAGGCGAATGGGGGCCCAAATCGAACCTCCGAGCAACCCAAAGCACAGTTGTACGCGTCGACTAAGCCGGATGGTTCACCGGTATCGATGGAAACTTTCCACCGCTAAATTGGATTAATCTTCCCCCATCGCCGTCATCGGCTCAATAATTCCGCCGTCGACCAACGCCCTTCCCTCCGATAACGATTGATTGCCATGATTCAACATGACACCGTCCGTACCGGATTCATCGCCATTGTGATCGGATTAACCGGAGGCCTGGCCCCGGTCGGATGTGGTGATTTTGGAACAGCAACGGCGGTCGCTGCGGAATCTACCGAGGAATCGATCGCGCTGTACGCCGACGCGGCAAACGCCCAAACGGGCGGTGCCTACCCATTGGCGATCGACAACTGGAAAAAGTTTCTTGACAAATACCCCGATGACAAGCTGGCCAGCAAGGCGGCGCACTACCTCGGGGTTTGTCACATGCAAAAGCAAACGCCCGATTACGTCGCCGCCGCAGAGGCGTTCGCACTTGCGCTGAAAGACAAAGAATATGAGCTGCGTGAGGAAAGTCTCGCCAACCTAGGGTGGTGCTACTATGCCGCCGCCGGTGATGGCCCCAAGCGTGACGAAACACTGCTTCGCAAAACGATCGACACGTTTGATCTGTTGCGAAAGGAAAGCCCCCGAGGCGACTATGCCGATCGCGCGCTCTTTTACACCGGCGAGGCAGCTTACGGGTTGGGCGACCTAGAGAAAGCTGTCGACGCCTACAATCGGTTCCTTAAACTCGCGAAAGCCAAGGACTCTCCGCTTCGCTGCGATACCCTTTATGCCCGAGGCATCGCCTACGAAGAACTGGGCGAAGCGAAAAAAGCGATCGCCTCGTTTGACGAACTCTTGGAAAGCTGTGCCGATAGCCCGCTGGTTGCTGACGTCTTGTTGCGCCGCGGTGACCTGAGTATCGCCGCTAAGAATTTTGAAGCGGCGATCGAATCGTTCGACCAAGTCCTCGCTAAAGCTCAAGCGGATGAAGACAAAGCGTATGCGATCTTTCGCCAAGCGTACGCATTGGTGCAAGCGGGGAAACCGAGTGAGGCCGCACTCCGCTACGACCGGCTAGAAAAGGAGTTTTCAAACACACCGTATGCGGCCAATGCGACCTTGGCCGCCGGGCAAAGTCTCTATCGAGCCGGTGACACGGACCGAGCAGCCGAGCGGTTCCAGGCGGTGATCACGCAAAACAATCCGGCCGCGGCCACCGAAGCAGCCCACTGGCTTGCGCGTATCGCGATCGCCAAAAACGCCCCGGAGGCGGCCGCAAAAATTGCACGAGAACAAATCGATCGCGGGGCCGAAGGTGACTTCCTGTTTGACTTGAAGGTGGACTTCGCCGAAGCACTCGCCGCGACCCCCGCGACGGTAGCCGAATCAATCCAGGTCGCCGAAGAAGCTTACCGTAGCGCGCCCGACGATCCGCTCGCCCCCCGCGCTCTCTACAACGCCGCATTTTCACTGCTGCAACTTAACAACTACCCAAAAGCGGGTGAGCTTGCCGGCGAGTTCTTGCGGCGTTTCTCGGGTGACCCGTTGGCGGCAGACGTCAAGTTTATCGCCGCCGAGAGCGACCTGATGACCGGCAAGATCGACGACGCAATCACGAAGTATCGGAGCTTGCTCGATCAATCGAACGCCGACGAACCCCAACGCCCCGTTTGGGTGCTTCGCACCGCGATGGCCTTGAATCGCAAACAAGACTATGACGCTTGTATCGAGTTGCTAAAGAACGAATACGAAACCATTCAAGTGGATTCTCAAAAAGCGGAGGCACAGTTCCTGGTCGGCCAAGCCCACATGCTCTCCGATCGTCCGGCCGACGCCGCGGTGTCGTTTTCTCGCTGTGCGTCGCTTGTTCCGGGAACCCCTCGTGGTGACGAAGCAACCCTTTTGCGTGGCACCGCATTGCTTGCTGCCGGCCAAAGTGATCAGGCCACGACCGAATGGCAATCTCTGATCGACGCAAACGGATCGACCCGGATGGCCGATCAAGCACGATACAAGCTTGCCCAACAAGCCGCGGACGCCTTGCGTCACGAAGACGCAATCGCGTTGTATCGTCAAATCATCGATGCAAAACGCGACCCTGGCTTGATTCCGTATGCCTTGTATGGACTTGGCTGGTCAAGCATGGAACTCAATCGCCATCAAGAAGCGATCGCGCCGCTTAGTGAATTGATCGATCAATCTGCCGACCACCCGTTATTCGATGATGCCTTGATCGCCCGTGGGATCAGCCACCGCACGGTCAACGACCTGCCCGCGGCCACGCAAGACTTGGAGCAATACCTGGAATTGAAACCGACCGGTGAGAACCTGGGGCACGCCTTGTTTGAAATGGCGATCGTCGACCAAAAGAGCGACCGCAATGACCAAGCCGCCGAACGACTCGTCCGACTGATCAACGAAGTCCCCGACTATCCGGGGCTGGACGAAGTGATCTACGAATTGGCTTGGTCATACCGGCAAGCGAACAACGATTCCGCCTCGGTCAAACAATTCAAACAACTGTTCGATCGTTACCCCGAATCGAACTATGCAGGAGAAGCCGCCTACTTCGTTGCCCAAGACGCTTATCGTCAAGCGGATTGGTCGACTGCGGCGAAGTACTTTCGTACCGCCGCCGAAAAAACCGATGATGCATCGACCAGCGAAAAAGCCCTGTACCGATTAGGCTGGTCACTGTTCAAAGACGCCAAACTGGGGGAAGCCCAACAAGCGTTCGCAGAACAAGCGAATAAGCATCCCCAAGGCAAAATGGCAATCGATGCCCAAATGATGGTCGGCGAATGTGCCTTCAAGTCGAAAAACTATAAAGAGGCGATGGCAGCCTATGCCGAAGGCCGCAAACACATTCAAACCAACGATGACTCTGCCAAGTCGATTAACGAAGCCGCCGAACGACAGGTCCGCGAATTGATCCTGCTACACGGCGGACAATCCGCCGCGCAACTGAAACAATGGGACGATGCGATCGCGTGGTATGACGAATTGAAAACCCGCTTCCCCGCGACTGCCTATTTGCCCCAGGTTTACTACGAGACAGGCGTTGCCTACCAGCAAAAAGGTGATACGGATCGCGCCCTGGAATACTTTAAACAGGTAGCCGAACGGTATCGTCGCCGTGAAGTTGGCGCGCGGGCTCGCTTCATGTCCGGCGAAATCTACTTTGGCAACAAACAGTTCGACAAAGCAATCCCAGAATTTCAAGCGGTGATGTTTGGGTTTGGAAGCGAGAACGCGCCCGCCGAAATCAAGAACTGGCAAGCCAAGAGCGGTTTCGAAGCGGGTCGATGCAGCGAGTTATTGATGCAGAGCGCCAAGACGACAGATGCCCGCAATCGAGCCAAAAAATTCGCAACGCAGTTTTACCAGTATGTCGTGGACAAACATGCCGGCCATGAACTGGTCGAGAAATCAGCGGCACGTTTAAAGGCACTGCA from Roseiconus lacunae encodes:
- a CDS encoding tetratricopeptide repeat protein, whose protein sequence is MIQHDTVRTGFIAIVIGLTGGLAPVGCGDFGTATAVAAESTEESIALYADAANAQTGGAYPLAIDNWKKFLDKYPDDKLASKAAHYLGVCHMQKQTPDYVAAAEAFALALKDKEYELREESLANLGWCYYAAAGDGPKRDETLLRKTIDTFDLLRKESPRGDYADRALFYTGEAAYGLGDLEKAVDAYNRFLKLAKAKDSPLRCDTLYARGIAYEELGEAKKAIASFDELLESCADSPLVADVLLRRGDLSIAAKNFEAAIESFDQVLAKAQADEDKAYAIFRQAYALVQAGKPSEAALRYDRLEKEFSNTPYAANATLAAGQSLYRAGDTDRAAERFQAVITQNNPAAATEAAHWLARIAIAKNAPEAAAKIAREQIDRGAEGDFLFDLKVDFAEALAATPATVAESIQVAEEAYRSAPDDPLAPRALYNAAFSLLQLNNYPKAGELAGEFLRRFSGDPLAADVKFIAAESDLMTGKIDDAITKYRSLLDQSNADEPQRPVWVLRTAMALNRKQDYDACIELLKNEYETIQVDSQKAEAQFLVGQAHMLSDRPADAAVSFSRCASLVPGTPRGDEATLLRGTALLAAGQSDQATTEWQSLIDANGSTRMADQARYKLAQQAADALRHEDAIALYRQIIDAKRDPGLIPYALYGLGWSSMELNRHQEAIAPLSELIDQSADHPLFDDALIARGISHRTVNDLPAATQDLEQYLELKPTGENLGHALFEMAIVDQKSDRNDQAAERLVRLINEVPDYPGLDEVIYELAWSYRQANNDSASVKQFKQLFDRYPESNYAGEAAYFVAQDAYRQADWSTAAKYFRTAAEKTDDASTSEKALYRLGWSLFKDAKLGEAQQAFAEQANKHPQGKMAIDAQMMVGECAFKSKNYKEAMAAYAEGRKHIQTNDDSAKSINEAAERQVRELILLHGGQSAAQLKQWDDAIAWYDELKTRFPATAYLPQVYYETGVAYQQKGDTDRALEYFKQVAERYRRREVGARARFMSGEIYFGNKQFDKAIPEFQAVMFGFGSENAPAEIKNWQAKSGFEAGRCSELLMQSAKTTDARNRAKKFATQFYQYVVDKHAGHELVEKSAARLKALQGT
- a CDS encoding NAD-dependent epimerase/dehydratase family protein → MNEIAPTGKTQLITGGAGFIGSHLAQKLLDRGDHVLIVDDLSTGNRANLEAILGHPRLEFIDGGVEDDRLVAEVVGRADCVYHLAAAVGVALIAKQPIQTIERNVYPTQLILDRLGERARRGKLVPCFIASTSEVYGKNPKDTWCEEDDLVFGATTKPRWSYGVSKAIDEFLALAFHKERQLPVVVGRFFNVVGPRQTGAYGMVLPRFVAAALRGESLVVHDDGKQIRCFAHVDDVVHAVVSLVEKSGAHGRVYNIGSDSPISILDLAKRVIERVNPKVDIKYQSYADAYDESFEDIRRRVPDLTRIKETIGFIASKNLDDIIDSVAEEMRQSGQL